A DNA window from Macrobrachium rosenbergii isolate ZJJX-2024 chromosome 41, ASM4041242v1, whole genome shotgun sequence contains the following coding sequences:
- the LOC136826533 gene encoding uncharacterized protein isoform X2 — protein MDRIIRYLPALLVVVACNAVTRCYNFNSTKDIHATVIICDDSCLKKLVKNAKSEEFLVQTCGPVVSKEEELQCQTGEINKIFEHTCLCRGEYCNSAAEPNVAFHFVLLVVVVFGLFA, from the exons atggaCCGAATAATCAGATATCTTCCTGCCCTCCTGGTGGTGGTGGCTTGCA ATGCAGTGACAAGGTGCTACAATTTCAACTCGACCAAAGACATCCACGCAACTGTCATAATCTGTGACGACTCTTGTTTGAAGAAGCTTGTCAAGAATGCTAAGA GCGAAGAATTCCTGGTCCAGACCTGCGGTCCCGTCGTCAGCAAAGAAGAAGAGCTGCAGTGTCAGACAGGAGAGATAAACAAGATTTTCGAACACACCTGCCTTTGCAGAGGAGAGTACTGTAATTCGGCAGCGGAGCCGAACGTTGCTTTTCACTTCGTTCTTTTGGTGGTGGTCGTTTTCGGGCTCTTCGCGTAG
- the LOC136826533 gene encoding uncharacterized protein isoform X1: MDRIIRYLPALLVVVACNAVTRCYNFNSTKDIHATVIICDDSCLKKLVKNAKNSQLITIFSSPPVLPGEEFLVQTCGPVVSKEEELQCQTGEINKIFEHTCLCRGEYCNSAAEPNVAFHFVLLVVVVFGLFA, translated from the exons atggaCCGAATAATCAGATATCTTCCTGCCCTCCTGGTGGTGGTGGCTTGCA ATGCAGTGACAAGGTGCTACAATTTCAACTCGACCAAAGACATCCACGCAACTGTCATAATCTGTGACGACTCTTGTTTGAAGAAGCTTGTCAAGAATGCTAAGA ATTCCCAATTGATAACGATCTTCTCGTCTCCTCCCGTCCTTCCAGGCGAAGAATTCCTGGTCCAGACCTGCGGTCCCGTCGTCAGCAAAGAAGAAGAGCTGCAGTGTCAGACAGGAGAGATAAACAAGATTTTCGAACACACCTGCCTTTGCAGAGGAGAGTACTGTAATTCGGCAGCGGAGCCGAACGTTGCTTTTCACTTCGTTCTTTTGGTGGTGGTCGTTTTCGGGCTCTTCGCGTAG